The following coding sequences lie in one Listeria ivanovii subsp. londoniensis genomic window:
- the ytoI gene encoding CBS-HotDog domain-containing transcription factor YtoI yields the protein MATKHEQILKYIENLAVGEKISVRKIAKNLSVSEGTAYRAIKDAEIIGFVSTIKRVGTLRIERKQKDSIEKLTFAEIVNMIDGQVLGGRAGLYKSLNKFVIGAMTVEAMERYTDAGNLLIVGNRVSAHELALKRGAAVLITGGFDTDDEVKRLADEKELPILSTSYDTFTVATMINRAIYDQLIKKEVVFVEDILTPLETTAFLSTADKVEDWHKTEGSTGHSRFPVVNRAMRLTGMVTSKDILEKNPSISIERVMTKNPLTVGPKMSVASVAHMMIWESIEVIPVVKDDLSLIGIVSRQDILKSMQMIQKQPQVGETIDDTIANQLSEKADTGVDADYEFKVSPQMTNSLGTLSYGVFTEVVCEVVQQKLFSMKKRNVAIENVTMYFLKPVQMDATIVIKPRILEMGRKAGKLDVELYLEGILIGKAIVACQMMER from the coding sequence GTGGCCACAAAACATGAACAGATTTTAAAATACATTGAAAATCTTGCGGTTGGAGAAAAAATTTCTGTGCGGAAAATCGCCAAAAATTTGTCTGTAAGTGAAGGGACTGCTTACCGAGCAATCAAAGACGCAGAAATTATTGGCTTTGTTTCTACTATTAAGCGAGTAGGGACGCTTCGGATTGAACGAAAGCAAAAAGACAGCATAGAAAAATTAACTTTTGCAGAGATTGTTAATATGATTGATGGCCAAGTACTTGGTGGTCGTGCAGGATTATATAAATCACTCAATAAGTTTGTTATCGGAGCCATGACAGTCGAAGCAATGGAACGCTACACTGATGCTGGCAATTTACTTATTGTCGGAAACCGTGTGAGTGCTCATGAACTTGCTTTGAAGCGTGGGGCAGCGGTACTTATCACTGGTGGATTTGATACAGATGATGAAGTAAAGCGCTTAGCAGATGAAAAAGAACTACCTATTTTATCTACTTCATATGATACATTTACAGTAGCAACGATGATTAATCGGGCTATTTATGACCAGTTAATCAAAAAAGAAGTTGTTTTTGTGGAGGATATTTTAACACCACTGGAAACAACCGCTTTTTTGTCAACGGCAGATAAAGTAGAAGACTGGCACAAAACGGAAGGTTCTACTGGACACAGCCGCTTTCCTGTAGTCAATCGAGCAATGCGACTAACTGGGATGGTAACGAGCAAAGATATTTTAGAAAAAAATCCAAGTATTTCCATTGAACGAGTAATGACAAAAAATCCGTTAACAGTCGGTCCTAAAATGAGTGTAGCATCCGTAGCGCATATGATGATTTGGGAAAGCATTGAAGTCATTCCGGTGGTAAAAGATGATTTAAGCTTAATTGGTATTGTCAGCCGGCAAGATATTTTAAAATCGATGCAAATGATTCAAAAACAGCCACAAGTTGGGGAAACAATTGATGACACTATTGCCAACCAACTTTCCGAAAAAGCGGATACAGGTGTAGATGCTGACTATGAATTTAAAGTTAGTCCACAAATGACCAATTCGCTAGGGACTTTGTCTTACGGCGTATTTACAGAAGTGGTTTGTGAAGTCGTTCAACAAAAATTATTTTCCATGAAAAAACGTAACGTTGCTATTGAAAATGTAACCATGTATTTTCTGAAACCTGTTCAAATGGATGCGACTATCGTGATTAAACCCCGTATTTTAGAAATGGGACGTAAAGCGGGAAAGTTAGATGTGGAACTTTATTTAGAGGGCATTTTGATTGGAAAAGCCATTGTTGCTTGTCAAATGATGG
- a CDS encoding metal-dependent hydrolase, whose amino-acid sequence MKISFHGQSCIKIITGDTTILVDPFISGNKKCDLKAEEQMPDYIVLSHGHDDHVGDTVQIAKNAGAEVICNADLAAFLAVEEGLEKTAAMHIGGKRKFDFGQVKLTQAFHGSQTVRDGRIINLGFPTGIVFTIEGKNIYFAGDTGLFSDMKLIGELNPLDVAFLPIGDNFTMGPEDATIAARFLQAKMVIPMHYNTFPLIEQDPHKFVASLDTGITGKVLEIGEGIEI is encoded by the coding sequence ATGAAGATTTCGTTTCATGGTCAGTCTTGTATTAAAATTATTACTGGGGATACAACTATTTTAGTTGATCCATTTATTTCCGGGAATAAAAAATGTGATTTGAAAGCAGAAGAGCAAATGCCAGATTATATTGTTCTGTCACATGGGCATGATGATCATGTTGGTGATACAGTTCAGATTGCGAAAAATGCTGGAGCAGAAGTCATTTGTAACGCGGATTTAGCTGCATTTTTAGCAGTAGAAGAAGGGCTTGAAAAAACTGCTGCGATGCATATTGGTGGGAAAAGAAAGTTTGATTTTGGTCAAGTGAAACTTACGCAAGCTTTTCATGGTTCGCAAACAGTTCGAGATGGCCGGATAATAAATTTAGGCTTTCCAACCGGAATTGTTTTTACGATAGAAGGGAAAAACATCTATTTTGCAGGAGACACTGGACTATTTTCTGATATGAAATTAATTGGAGAATTAAATCCACTCGATGTTGCCTTTTTACCAATTGGTGATAATTTTACGATGGGACCAGAAGATGCAACAATTGCAGCTCGATTTTTACAAGCAAAAATGGTTATTCCGATGCACTACAATACATTTCCGCTTATTGAACAAGATCCACATAAGTTTGTTGCCTCACTTGATACAGGGATTACTGGAAAAGTACTAGAGATTGGTGAAGGAATCGAAATCTAA
- a CDS encoding M24 family metallopeptidase encodes MEKNIDVLQNWLKDQDAEVAFLTDPENIAYFSGYHSEPHERVLGLAIFPESEPFLFTPALEVEDVRGGDWCHPAYGYNDTENPFTIIAAEIKKRIAKPSKFAIEKKHMSVDRYEQLSGLFDGSSFIPIEHKIEQIRLIKTETELKILKEAALLADYAVQVGVDEIAEGKTEAEIVAKIEYEMKKKGVTAMSFDTMVLTGKNGALPHGTPGETKIKKGDLVLFDLGVVHKGYCSDITRTVAFGDISDEQKKIYETVLEAQVTAVKKVKAGVKASEIDLTARNIIREAGYGDYFPHRLGHGLGASVHEFPSITETNNMKLQENMVFTIEPGIYVPGVAGVRIEDDLVVTKDGVQVLTEFPKTLQVIQ; translated from the coding sequence ATGGAAAAAAATATCGATGTCCTACAAAATTGGTTGAAAGACCAAGATGCTGAGGTAGCATTTTTGACGGACCCAGAGAATATTGCTTATTTTTCTGGCTACCATAGTGAACCACATGAGCGTGTACTTGGATTAGCCATTTTCCCAGAAAGCGAACCATTTCTTTTTACACCGGCTTTAGAAGTAGAAGATGTTCGTGGAGGCGATTGGTGCCATCCAGCATATGGATATAATGACACGGAGAACCCCTTCACCATCATTGCGGCTGAAATAAAAAAACGTATAGCCAAACCAAGTAAATTTGCCATCGAAAAGAAACATATGAGCGTGGACCGTTACGAACAACTCTCCGGGCTATTCGATGGTAGCTCTTTCATTCCGATTGAACATAAAATTGAACAAATTCGCCTTATTAAAACAGAAACCGAATTAAAGATTTTAAAAGAAGCCGCCTTACTTGCTGATTATGCAGTACAAGTTGGCGTTGATGAAATTGCAGAAGGTAAAACAGAAGCCGAAATCGTCGCGAAAATTGAATATGAAATGAAGAAAAAAGGCGTAACAGCAATGTCTTTTGATACCATGGTGCTTACTGGAAAAAATGGTGCCCTACCACATGGTACTCCTGGTGAAACGAAAATCAAAAAAGGTGATTTAGTTTTATTTGATTTAGGCGTTGTCCACAAAGGTTATTGCTCAGACATTACGCGAACAGTTGCTTTTGGTGACATTTCCGATGAGCAGAAAAAGATTTATGAAACCGTTCTAGAAGCACAAGTTACTGCAGTGAAAAAGGTAAAAGCCGGAGTGAAAGCAAGCGAAATTGATTTAACTGCTAGAAACATTATTCGCGAGGCTGGTTATGGGGATTATTTCCCGCATCGTCTTGGTCACGGCCTTGGCGCTAGTGTTCACGAGTTCCCTTCTATTACCGAAACAAACAACATGAAACTACAAGAAAATATGGTATTTACCATCGAACCAGGTATTTATGTTCCAGGTGTTGCTGGTGTTCGTATAGAAGATGATCTTGTTGTAACCAAAGATGGCGTACAAGTACTAACAGAATTCCCAAAAACATTGCAAGTTATCCAATAG
- the ald gene encoding alanine dehydrogenase, with product MLIGVPKEIKNNENRVAMTPASVFSYVNAGHTVYVEKGAGIGSNYQDADFVQAGAKIVETAKEAWYVDMVVKVKEPIASEYTYFKEDLLLFTYLHLANEPTLAEALMQSKVNSVAYETVELADHTLPLLSPMSEVAGRMAAQIGAQFLQRTNGGMGVLLGGVPGVEKSEVVIIGGGIAGTNAAKIATGLGANVTILDKNLNRLRELEDIFGNQVQTLMSNDFNIETAVKKADLVIGAVLIPGAKAPKLVKEHVIKQMIPGSVLVDIAIDQGGIFETTDHVSTHDNPTYEKYGVLHYAVANMPGAVPRTSTLALTNATLPFGLKLANEGLEAAVKKDPFLRRGLNTYQGHITYQAVADSLGLAYKDSKELI from the coding sequence ATGTTAATCGGCGTACCAAAAGAGATAAAAAATAACGAGAATAGGGTGGCGATGACTCCGGCCAGCGTTTTTTCCTATGTGAATGCAGGACACACTGTTTACGTGGAAAAGGGTGCGGGTATCGGGTCTAATTATCAAGATGCTGATTTTGTACAAGCGGGAGCAAAAATTGTTGAAACAGCTAAAGAAGCTTGGTATGTTGATATGGTTGTGAAAGTAAAAGAACCAATAGCATCCGAGTATACATATTTCAAAGAAGACTTGTTACTTTTCACCTATTTACATTTGGCTAATGAACCAACACTTGCAGAGGCATTAATGCAAAGTAAAGTAAATAGTGTAGCTTATGAAACAGTGGAGCTTGCCGATCACACATTACCGCTACTTTCGCCAATGAGTGAAGTTGCTGGACGAATGGCGGCTCAAATTGGTGCGCAATTTTTACAAAGAACAAATGGTGGCATGGGTGTGTTACTTGGTGGAGTACCTGGTGTGGAGAAGAGTGAAGTAGTTATTATTGGAGGCGGAATTGCTGGAACAAATGCAGCTAAAATTGCGACAGGCCTCGGAGCTAATGTTACTATTCTTGATAAGAATTTAAATCGGCTTCGCGAACTGGAGGATATTTTTGGCAATCAAGTGCAAACATTAATGTCGAATGATTTTAATATTGAAACAGCAGTGAAAAAGGCGGATTTAGTTATTGGAGCGGTATTAATCCCAGGAGCAAAAGCACCAAAACTAGTTAAAGAGCATGTCATCAAACAAATGATTCCAGGGTCAGTACTTGTGGATATTGCTATTGATCAAGGTGGTATTTTTGAAACAACAGATCATGTTTCGACCCACGATAATCCAACCTATGAAAAATACGGTGTGCTTCATTATGCGGTCGCAAATATGCCGGGAGCAGTTCCGCGGACATCTACTTTAGCCCTCACCAATGCTACTTTACCATTTGGGTTAAAACTTGCAAATGAAGGCTTAGAAGCGGCAGTGAAAAAAGACCCATTCTTACGTCGTGGACTAAATACTTATCAAGGACATATTACGTATCAAGCTGTTGCTGATTCTCTAGGGTTAGCTTACAAAGACAGCAAGGAATTAATTTAA
- a CDS encoding universal stress protein, which yields MLQQYERVLVAVDGSKEAERAFQKAIQVANRNDAALGLVHVIDTRAFSSVANYDTSMADKATEYADELLSGYKEDALKAGVTKVESYIEYGSPKTAITKEAAKAFQADLIMCGATGLNAVERLLIGSVSEYIIRHSPCDVLVVRNDVPDYKDEK from the coding sequence ATGTTACAACAATACGAAAGAGTTTTAGTCGCAGTCGACGGGTCCAAAGAAGCAGAAAGAGCATTCCAAAAAGCCATTCAGGTCGCTAATCGTAATGATGCAGCGCTTGGTCTTGTACATGTTATTGACACTCGTGCTTTTTCATCTGTAGCTAATTATGATACAAGCATGGCTGACAAAGCTACAGAATATGCGGATGAGTTACTTAGTGGTTACAAAGAAGATGCTTTAAAAGCAGGTGTAACAAAAGTCGAAAGCTATATTGAATATGGTTCACCAAAAACGGCTATTACAAAAGAAGCAGCAAAAGCATTCCAAGCTGACTTAATCATGTGTGGCGCTACAGGTCTAAACGCGGTAGAACGTTTATTGATTGGTAGTGTATCCGAATATATCATTCGCCACTCCCCTTGTGACGTACTAGTTGTCCGCAATGATGTACCAGATTACAAAGATGAAAAATAA
- a CDS encoding carboxylesterase family protein gives MKKWMLLMLVGCLLIIAGCGANQNTKKDSLVYKKGVTVTTKYGEVKGYKDKNESVLVWKGVPYAKAPVKDLRWKKPESPAKYEGTMDATKDKEVFIQTTQDGVTGNEESLNMNIYRPDTSEKKLPVMVYIHGGNNQVGSATEIGGEAFVKDLNTIFISVDYRLGALGFNPLPALNTGDKLEDSGNYALLDMAKSLDWVKENIEAFGGDPDNITFTGFSAGGRDVMASLTSPIFKDKYQKAIAFSGGMTVADPDDSVKVFAKAIAPLVVEDGVKATEDEAYTWLQEDKKEVRDYLYGLSAERLSKLMGNASIRMSAFPHLYTDGTVLPKDGFDTKDYNNVPLIMLSGTSEFSFFAMGDPYFAESIASGDILKDSEKLAEFHFAKQYGSDFYSLFNTELSAEKMSQNYDAPIYNTKMPFGTNLKTTTDMSLVGAYHGVFIPFLDSNNQTYLSTMAESYQLPGAKDLQEQFRAYLKNFLHDGNPNGDNLTKWTAWSNNNPSSLILDANDNQAQIEMKKETDTNQAIIERIEADASISDVAKNQIVHQVLNGRWFSDDLDAYYSNPSLWPN, from the coding sequence ATGAAAAAGTGGATGTTGTTAATGTTAGTTGGTTGTTTGCTTATAATCGCTGGGTGTGGAGCCAATCAAAACACAAAAAAAGATAGTTTAGTTTACAAAAAAGGGGTAACAGTAACTACTAAATATGGAGAGGTGAAAGGTTATAAGGATAAAAATGAAAGCGTTTTAGTTTGGAAGGGTGTTCCTTATGCCAAGGCGCCAGTAAAAGATTTGCGCTGGAAAAAACCAGAAAGTCCTGCAAAATATGAAGGGACAATGGACGCAACAAAAGATAAAGAGGTTTTTATTCAAACAACCCAAGATGGTGTAACAGGAAACGAAGAAAGCCTGAACATGAACATTTATCGTCCAGATACTTCTGAGAAAAAATTACCAGTTATGGTTTACATCCACGGCGGGAACAACCAAGTTGGCAGTGCAACCGAAATTGGCGGAGAAGCTTTTGTAAAAGATTTAAATACCATTTTCATCTCCGTTGATTATCGTCTTGGAGCACTTGGTTTTAATCCACTACCAGCCCTCAACACAGGTGATAAACTAGAAGATTCAGGTAATTATGCTTTACTTGATATGGCAAAGTCACTTGATTGGGTTAAAGAAAATATCGAAGCTTTTGGCGGAGATCCAGATAACATTACGTTCACAGGTTTTTCTGCAGGTGGTAGAGATGTAATGGCATCACTCACTTCTCCCATTTTTAAAGATAAATATCAAAAAGCAATCGCCTTTAGTGGTGGAATGACTGTTGCTGACCCAGATGACAGCGTAAAAGTTTTCGCCAAAGCAATTGCGCCCCTCGTTGTAGAAGACGGTGTGAAAGCAACCGAAGATGAAGCTTACACTTGGTTACAAGAAGATAAAAAAGAAGTTCGTGATTATTTGTATGGTCTTTCCGCTGAAAGATTAAGCAAGTTAATGGGAAATGCTTCCATTCGAATGAGTGCCTTCCCTCACTTGTACACTGATGGAACTGTCCTTCCCAAAGATGGTTTTGATACAAAAGACTATAATAACGTCCCTTTAATCATGTTATCCGGTACAAGTGAATTCTCCTTTTTCGCAATGGGAGACCCTTACTTTGCAGAAAGTATTGCTAGTGGAGATATTCTAAAAGATTCTGAAAAACTTGCAGAGTTTCATTTTGCCAAACAATACGGTAGTGATTTTTATTCTCTATTTAATACAGAGTTATCTGCTGAAAAAATGTCGCAAAATTATGATGCACCAATTTACAATACGAAAATGCCGTTTGGAACAAATTTAAAAACAACTACTGATATGAGCCTTGTTGGCGCTTATCATGGTGTGTTTATCCCCTTCTTAGATAGTAACAATCAGACGTATTTGTCGACCATGGCAGAATCCTATCAGTTACCCGGTGCAAAAGATTTACAAGAACAATTCCGCGCCTATCTAAAAAATTTCTTGCATGATGGAAACCCAAATGGAGATAACTTAACGAAATGGACTGCGTGGAGCAATAACAATCCAAGTAGCCTGATTTTAGATGCTAATGACAACCAAGCTCAAATTGAAATGAAAAAAGAAACCGATACAAATCAAGCTATTATTGAACGTATCGAAGCAGATGCTAGTATTTCTGATGTAGCTAAAAATCAAATAGTTCATCAAGTCTTAAACGGCAGATGGTTTAGCGACGATTTAGATGCCTACTACTCAAACCCTAGTTTATGGCCTAACTAA
- a CDS encoding acetate kinase, translating into MEKTIAINAGSSSLKFQLYDMPSERVITAGIVERIGLKDSIFTITVDGEKIKEVVDIPDHEIAVQMLLEKLINHKVIGSYDEITGIGHRVVHGGERFPESVYIDDEVIKDIEALSELAPLHNPANVTGIKAFRKILPDVVSVAVFDTAFHQTMPPASYLYSLPYRYYEDYGIRKYGFHGTSHKYVSERAAELLGRPVEELRLLTCHLGNGASIAAIEGGKSMDTSMGFTPLAGVSMGTRSGNIDPALIPFIMEKTGKTAEQVLDVLNKESGMLGVSGISSDLRDLEDEAAKGNDRAELALQVFVDRIHKYIGSYAARMNGVDAIIFTAGIGENSSFIREKVLRGLEFMGVYWDPALNQVRGEERFLNYPHSPVKVIIIPTNEELMIARDVETIKNNR; encoded by the coding sequence ATGGAAAAAACAATTGCAATTAACGCCGGAAGCTCATCACTGAAATTCCAATTATACGATATGCCATCTGAACGAGTTATTACAGCAGGTATTGTAGAAAGAATTGGTTTAAAAGATTCTATTTTTACAATTACTGTAGACGGAGAAAAAATCAAAGAAGTGGTTGATATTCCTGACCATGAAATCGCTGTGCAAATGCTACTCGAAAAATTAATTAATCATAAAGTCATCGGTTCTTATGATGAAATTACAGGAATTGGTCACCGTGTGGTTCACGGCGGCGAAAGATTCCCTGAGTCCGTTTATATTGACGATGAAGTGATTAAAGATATCGAAGCATTATCCGAACTTGCGCCACTTCATAATCCAGCTAATGTTACTGGAATTAAAGCATTCCGTAAAATCTTACCTGATGTTGTTTCGGTTGCCGTTTTTGATACAGCCTTCCATCAAACAATGCCGCCTGCAAGTTATTTATACAGCTTGCCATACAGATACTATGAAGATTATGGTATCCGTAAATATGGGTTTCATGGTACAAGCCATAAATACGTATCTGAACGTGCGGCAGAACTTTTAGGTCGTCCAGTTGAAGAATTGCGTTTACTTACTTGTCACCTTGGTAATGGTGCTAGTATTGCTGCAATTGAAGGCGGAAAATCAATGGATACTTCCATGGGATTCACACCACTTGCTGGCGTTTCAATGGGAACTCGTTCTGGTAATATTGACCCGGCACTTATTCCGTTTATCATGGAAAAAACTGGTAAAACTGCAGAACAAGTATTAGATGTCTTGAATAAAGAATCTGGTATGCTTGGTGTATCTGGTATTTCTAGTGACCTTCGTGATCTTGAAGATGAAGCAGCAAAAGGAAATGATCGTGCCGAACTTGCACTTCAAGTATTTGTTGATCGTATCCATAAGTATATTGGTTCTTATGCAGCTAGGATGAACGGTGTAGATGCCATTATTTTCACAGCAGGTATTGGTGAAAATAGTTCCTTTATCCGTGAAAAAGTACTCCGAGGTTTAGAATTTATGGGTGTATACTGGGATCCAGCACTTAATCAAGTGCGCGGTGAAGAAAGATTCCTTAACTACCCACACTCCCCAGTAAAAGTTATCATTATTCCAACAAACGAAGAATTAATGATTGCTCGTGATGTGGAAACAATCAAAAATAATCGCTAA
- a CDS encoding class I SAM-dependent methyltransferase, whose product MANEATQELFQVLDSTAIILQNELEISYLEAVYETGENLFQKEVLQKEELSSEKQTKLEEYYESIELENFSNEEIRKGLQLALLKGMKHGIQVNHQMTPDSIGFIVAYLLEKVIQKKKNISILDPACGTANLLTTVINQLELKEGMEIHASGVDVDDLLISLALVGADLQRQKMTLLHQDGLANLLVDPVDVVVSDLPVGFYPDDENAKSFELCREEGHSFAHCLFMEQGMRYTKPGGYLFFLVPDAMFGTSDFAKVDKFIKKNGHIEGIIKLPETLFKSEQARKSILILRKAAENVKPPKEVLLANLSSLTDPSITAPILAEIENWFKGNNNGRN is encoded by the coding sequence TTGGCAAATGAAGCAACGCAAGAATTATTTCAAGTGCTTGATAGTACGGCTATTATCTTGCAAAATGAACTTGAAATAAGCTATTTGGAAGCGGTTTATGAAACAGGTGAAAATCTGTTTCAAAAAGAAGTTTTACAAAAAGAAGAGTTGTCTTCTGAGAAACAAACGAAATTAGAAGAGTATTATGAAAGTATAGAACTCGAAAATTTCTCTAATGAAGAAATTCGCAAAGGTCTTCAGCTCGCACTACTCAAAGGCATGAAACACGGCATTCAAGTAAATCACCAAATGACACCAGATTCGATCGGATTTATTGTGGCATATTTACTTGAAAAAGTGATTCAAAAAAAGAAAAATATTTCTATTTTGGATCCTGCTTGTGGCACAGCAAACCTTTTAACTACTGTGATTAATCAACTAGAATTAAAGGAAGGCATGGAGATTCATGCGAGTGGAGTGGATGTAGATGATTTGCTTATTTCTCTTGCACTTGTTGGCGCGGATTTGCAGCGACAAAAAATGACACTCCTTCATCAAGATGGGTTAGCGAACCTATTAGTAGATCCGGTTGATGTGGTTGTAAGCGATTTACCTGTTGGCTTTTATCCAGATGATGAGAATGCAAAATCATTTGAGCTTTGCCGTGAAGAAGGGCATTCATTTGCACATTGCCTGTTTATGGAACAGGGGATGCGCTACACAAAACCAGGAGGATATTTATTCTTTTTGGTACCTGACGCAATGTTTGGGACTAGTGACTTTGCTAAGGTGGACAAGTTTATCAAGAAAAATGGTCATATCGAGGGAATTATTAAATTGCCCGAAACACTGTTTAAGTCTGAACAAGCACGAAAAAGCATCTTGATTTTACGGAAAGCGGCAGAAAATGTGAAGCCGCCAAAAGAAGTTTTACTTGCTAATCTCTCATCGCTTACAGATCCAAGCATTACTGCGCCGATCTTGGCGGAAATTGAGAATTGGTTCAAGGGAAACAATAATGGAAGGAATTGA
- the tpx gene encoding thiol peroxidase, with the protein MTQVTFKHNPVTLIGTERKVGDKAPNFTVVNRDLEEVTLQDYDGKVRLISVVPSIDTSVCSTQTRKFNEEASNLDNTVVLTISVDLPFAQKKWCAAEGLPNAITLSDHRDLSFGEAYGVIMKELRLLARSVFVVNAAGEIVYTEVVLEGSDHPNYEAAIEAAKNA; encoded by the coding sequence ATGACTCAAGTAACATTTAAGCATAATCCAGTTACCTTAATTGGTACAGAACGAAAAGTGGGGGATAAAGCACCGAACTTTACAGTTGTAAATAGGGATTTAGAAGAAGTAACATTGCAGGATTACGATGGGAAAGTTAGACTTATTAGTGTTGTACCTTCGATAGATACAAGTGTTTGTTCGACGCAAACTCGTAAATTTAATGAAGAAGCAAGCAACTTAGATAATACGGTTGTTTTGACAATTTCAGTTGACCTACCATTCGCACAAAAGAAGTGGTGTGCAGCAGAAGGCTTACCAAACGCAATTACGTTATCTGATCATCGGGATCTTTCTTTCGGGGAAGCTTATGGTGTGATTATGAAAGAACTTCGCTTATTAGCTCGTTCCGTATTTGTTGTGAATGCAGCAGGTGAAATTGTATACACAGAAGTGGTCCTAGAAGGCAGCGATCATCCTAATTATGAAGCAGCAATAGAAGCCGCTAAAAACGCCTAA
- a CDS encoding RDD family protein, with the protein MTEEHIAFQNKRQVYHYEPKTLPENTIPKQYFAGFWIRFLAYLVDLVTILAITGILVNPIFRVAGISMDKSFFSIYWIGTTLVFLTYFVLLTKFFGQTLGKMLFGLRVIKLNGEKLSWLTVLFREGAIRFILKTVWPLYLVCAFTPNKQGIADFLESTSVVHSGYLELDDKWSNGAKK; encoded by the coding sequence ATGACCGAAGAACATATTGCTTTTCAAAATAAACGCCAAGTCTATCACTACGAACCTAAAACACTTCCGGAAAACACTATTCCAAAGCAATATTTTGCAGGTTTTTGGATTCGGTTTTTAGCTTATCTAGTAGATTTAGTTACTATCCTGGCGATTACTGGCATTCTCGTTAATCCTATTTTCCGTGTCGCAGGAATTTCAATGGACAAAAGCTTTTTCTCGATTTACTGGATTGGTACCACGCTTGTCTTTTTAACCTATTTTGTTTTGTTAACAAAGTTTTTCGGACAAACACTTGGCAAAATGCTTTTTGGACTTCGTGTGATTAAACTTAATGGGGAAAAATTATCTTGGTTAACCGTTTTATTTCGTGAAGGAGCGATTCGCTTTATTTTGAAAACGGTTTGGCCCCTATACTTAGTATGTGCTTTTACGCCAAACAAACAAGGGATTGCTGATTTTCTTGAGTCTACTTCTGTTGTACACAGTGGCTACTTAGAATTAGATGATAAATGGTCAAATGGAGCAAAAAAATAG
- the sppA gene encoding signal peptide peptidase SppA — MNAKRWIALGIVLALLIVSALAKVTSTQLANQEEEEMAVIDTLFAGTNELTETVIEDAGPSKIAVLSVDGTIQDTGGSSSLFGDAGYNHTFFMDQLEQIRDDESIRGVLLYVNSPGGGVMESAQIRDKILQIKKERSIPFYVSMGSMAASGGYYISAPADKIFASKETLTGSLGVIMQGYDYSELMKKLGISDNTIKSGTHKDIMSATRPMTEDEKKIMQSMIDDSYNEFVQVVAKGRGMSEEQVRKIADGRIYDGRQAKANGLIDEFGYQEDALAALKKEEKLSNASVVQYDEPTSFGSFFSVATQKMTGQNADITQLIKLTGTLQAPRMMYLYGE, encoded by the coding sequence ATGAATGCTAAAAGATGGATTGCACTAGGAATCGTTCTCGCGCTTTTAATTGTAAGTGCGTTAGCGAAAGTTACATCAACTCAACTAGCAAATCAAGAAGAGGAAGAAATGGCGGTAATTGATACATTGTTTGCAGGGACAAATGAATTAACAGAAACCGTTATAGAAGATGCTGGACCAAGTAAAATAGCCGTTTTATCTGTTGATGGAACGATTCAAGATACAGGGGGAAGTAGTTCTTTATTCGGGGATGCTGGGTATAATCATACGTTCTTCATGGATCAGTTAGAGCAAATTCGTGATGATGAGTCGATAAGAGGGGTGCTATTATATGTAAATTCACCAGGTGGTGGCGTAATGGAATCTGCACAAATTCGTGATAAAATTTTACAAATCAAAAAAGAACGTTCCATTCCATTCTATGTTTCAATGGGGAGTATGGCAGCTTCCGGTGGGTATTATATTTCCGCACCAGCTGACAAAATTTTTGCTAGTAAAGAAACACTTACCGGCTCACTTGGCGTTATTATGCAAGGGTACGACTACAGTGAGTTAATGAAAAAACTTGGAATTTCTGATAACACCATTAAAAGTGGTACCCATAAAGATATCATGAGCGCAACGAGACCGATGACAGAAGACGAGAAAAAGATTATGCAATCCATGATCGATGACTCGTATAATGAATTTGTCCAAGTAGTGGCTAAAGGTCGTGGGATGAGTGAAGAACAAGTTCGTAAAATTGCGGATGGTCGGATTTATGATGGCCGCCAAGCAAAAGCAAATGGTTTGATTGATGAATTTGGTTATCAAGAAGATGCCTTGGCTGCACTCAAAAAAGAGGAAAAGTTATCTAATGCGTCTGTTGTTCAATATGATGAGCCCACAAGCTTTGGTTCTTTCTTTTCTGTAGCCACTCAAAAAATGACTGGTCAAAATGCAGATATCACTCAATTAATTAAATTAACTGGAACATTACAAGCTCCAAGGATGATGTATTTATATGGAGAGTAA